One window of the Triticum dicoccoides isolate Atlit2015 ecotype Zavitan chromosome 3B, WEW_v2.0, whole genome shotgun sequence genome contains the following:
- the LOC119274432 gene encoding ADP,ATP carrier protein ER-ANT1-like, with translation MAAADARPHPHRLRSPTRVAADFAMGGAAAVVAKTGAAPVERVKLLLQNQAEMLRRGALTRPYRGIADAFASVLREEGAAALWRGNQANVIRYFPTQACNFAFKGYFKSFFGYDKEKDRKWKWLAGNVACGSAAGATTSSLLYHLDYARTRLATDAIESRANKRQFRGLLDVYKKTLSTDGIRGLYRGFSVSIVGITLYRGLYFGIYDTMKPIVLVGPLEGNFLASFALGWTITTFSGACAYPFDTLRRRMMLTSGQPFKYRSAFHAVKQIVSTEGFFTLFRGVGANILSGMAGAGVLAGYDQLQRFAGQHDYKIENKMKGALK, from the exons ATGGCCGCCGCCGACGCCCGCCCGCACCCGCATCGCCTCCGGTCGCCCACCAGGGTCGCCGCGGACTTCGCcatgggcggcgcggcggcggtggtggccaaGACGGGGGCGGCGCCGGTGGAGCGCGTCAAGCTGCTGCTGCAGAACCAGGCCGAGATGCTGCGCCGGGGCGCCCTCACGCGGCCCTACCGCGGGATCGCCGACGCCTTCGCCAGCGTCCTCCGCGAGGAGGGCGCCGCCGCGCTCTGGCGTGGGAACCAGGCGAACGTCATCCGGTACTTCCCCACCCAG GCCTGCAACTTTGCATTCAAAGGCTACTTCAAGAGCTTCTTCGGCTATGACAAGGAGAAAGACAGGAAATGGAAATGGCTAGCTGGAAATGTAGCATGTGGCAGTGCTGCAGGAGCCACAACATCATCCCTGCTATACCATCTGGATTATGCACGGACGCGGCTAGCCACTGACGCGATTGAATCCCGAGCTAACAAACGTCAGTTCAGGGGGTTGCTAGATGTCTACAAGAAGACACTTTCAACTGATGGCATTCGTGGATTGTACCGAGGCTTCAGTGTGTCTATTGTGGGTATCACTCTATATCGGGGTCTTTATTTTGGCATCTACGACACCATGAAACCTATTGTACTAGTAGGGCCACTGGAG GGAAATTTCCTGGCCAGTTTTGCCTTGGGATGGACAATAACTACATTCTCCGGGGCCTGCGCCTACCCATTTGATACACTCCGACGAAGAATGATGTTAACTTCAGGGCAGCCATTCAAATACAGGAGTGCCTTCCATGCCGTAAAACAGATAGTTTCCACCGAAGGGTTCTTCACTCTATTCAGAGGGGTCGGTGCAAATATCCTCTCGGGAATGGCAGGAGCTGGAGTTCTTGCTGGGTATGACCAGCTCCAACGGTTTGCAGGCCAGCATGATTACAAAATTGAGAACAAGATGAAAGGGGCATTGAAATGA